A window of Synergistaceae bacterium genomic DNA:
GATTGAGACCGCACGAGAGCTTGAAGAAAACTGTCGTAGCGGATTGGTTCTCAGAGAGGGAATAAAAGCTGCGATAATTGGGAAACCTAATGTCGGGAAATCTTCGCTTTTAAATGCTCTGCTGCAAAAACAGCGAGCAATAGTCACACCGATACCAGGCACTACACGAGACAGCATTGAAGAGACAGTTATTTACCAAGGGATACCTATACACTTTATCGACACAGCCGGAATTCGAGCAACTGAAGATCAGGTTGAGTCTATTGGAGTTGAGCGCTCGAAAAACTCCATAGAAGAAGCGGATATAATTATATGGGTGTTGGATTCATCAGAAGAGTTTACGGAAGAAGATAGGGTTCTTTGGGATTTAATCAAAGAGAAAAATCATGTAATTGCCCTGAATAAAAGTGATCTGATG
This region includes:
- a CDS encoding GTP-binding protein; its protein translation is IETARELEENCRSGLVLREGIKAAIIGKPNVGKSSLLNALLQKQRAIVTPIPGTTRDSIEETVIYQGIPIHFIDTAGIRATEDQVESIGVERSKNSIEEADIIIWVLDSSEEFTEEDRVLWDLIKEKNHVIALNKSDLMPYDNKELLDDITSKSKVISISALSSEGIENLKGLIVEDFAKFSSFKGSYSVTSRQLSGITATIFSLVETKNALTSGIGDDIALTCIADARSSLAQVIGIDPTEDLVERIFGDFCVGK